A region of Halarcobacter mediterraneus DNA encodes the following proteins:
- a CDS encoding ABC transporter permease produces the protein MLVVELVLKALSRSKSFSFIFILNFCLAIASLSYLQFFKGSIDTSLDEKAKILLGADLVVSSRFPISEKQKEAVKEKLPKIKAYDEGISTVSMVASKNRARLMELVQINEGFPYYGGLIFKDKSKYPLNQSLPKENEAWVYQEVLDLLGLKKGDNLKIGSKEYLIKKVISEDSLKTISFNGFMPKVYLSSKALKRSELLKFGSTARYKLNFLFEEKFTNDELEILEKSIEKQFDRTLRVSSPNDGRDNLLRVLNFLTNFLSLVSLISFFLGLVGLIYLYSGFLRKHQKDIIVLSDIGVSKKTLIYTYLLHLFVLILISSVLVFSFISLSAQFIAPIIKEYINFNFDFSLDYIFFLKAALILFVLSLSIGLPLILPLIQRQKRSFFKTIISFIPFVIFLLLLAHFVTPAKYIGFFFALAVLATILGLFIVGSFILNKVDFSGHINNLALSLAIKNIIRQKRTSLTLFSAILLCTTFFSLIPQVGSSLSNALSQSVKERPRFFVIDAKEEQITNIKKEVEDLGAKLENIAPMIRARIVSINGKEQGDTQQSRNNARDAAVNLSYRSSLKKSEQIIEGRDFSGDYDSKNFDKPIELSVEERYASRRGIKLNDKVVFDVLGLQLQAVVVNIRTVKWTEFTPNFFLILQKGAIDDAPKTILATISQGEYDASQVLLKLTDRFPTLTIIDVKSLFESFANIVKDVSSITEKMSLYSIIIGLLMSFIIIQYQMNLQKNNILRLKMIGIKNKTIRNSFLLEFGLISFSASSIGILLGSIGSYFISDLLFESYWNFRGDILGLYFLLIPLLTLLVVAFFTSKVIHQKENILFGE, from the coding sequence ATGTTAGTAGTTGAACTTGTTTTAAAAGCTCTTTCAAGGTCAAAATCTTTTAGTTTTATTTTTATTTTAAACTTTTGTTTAGCTATTGCCTCACTATCTTATTTACAGTTTTTTAAAGGAAGTATTGATACTTCACTTGATGAAAAAGCTAAAATACTCCTTGGAGCAGATTTAGTTGTCTCTTCAAGATTTCCTATAAGTGAAAAACAAAAAGAAGCCGTCAAAGAAAAACTTCCAAAAATAAAAGCTTATGATGAGGGAATATCAACAGTTAGTATGGTGGCTTCAAAAAATAGAGCAAGACTTATGGAACTGGTTCAAATAAATGAGGGCTTTCCTTATTATGGTGGTTTAATTTTTAAAGATAAATCAAAGTACCCTTTAAATCAAAGTTTACCAAAAGAGAATGAAGCTTGGGTATATCAAGAAGTTTTAGACTTACTTGGTTTAAAAAAAGGTGATAATCTAAAAATAGGAAGTAAAGAGTATCTTATCAAAAAAGTTATAAGTGAAGACTCTCTTAAGACTATAAGTTTTAATGGATTTATGCCAAAAGTATATTTAAGCAGTAAGGCACTTAAAAGAAGTGAACTTCTAAAGTTTGGTTCAACAGCTAGATATAAGCTAAACTTTTTATTTGAAGAAAAATTTACAAATGATGAACTTGAAATTCTTGAAAAAAGTATAGAAAAACAGTTTGATAGAACACTTAGAGTTTCATCTCCAAATGATGGGAGAGATAATCTTCTTAGGGTATTAAATTTTCTTACAAATTTTTTATCACTTGTTTCATTAATCTCTTTTTTCTTAGGACTAGTTGGTCTTATATATTTATATTCAGGTTTTTTAAGAAAACACCAAAAAGATATTATAGTTTTAAGTGATATTGGAGTTAGTAAAAAAACTCTTATTTATACTTATCTTCTTCATTTATTTGTTTTAATCTTGATTTCTAGTGTACTTGTATTTTCTTTTATTAGTTTATCAGCACAATTTATAGCACCTATTATAAAAGAATATATTAATTTTAATTTTGACTTTTCCCTTGATTATATCTTTTTCTTAAAAGCAGCTCTAATTCTTTTTGTACTTAGTTTAAGTATTGGATTACCATTGATTTTACCTTTAATTCAAAGACAAAAAAGAAGTTTTTTTAAAACTATTATAAGTTTTATTCCCTTTGTAATATTTTTACTTCTTTTAGCACATTTTGTGACTCCAGCAAAATATATAGGCTTTTTCTTTGCATTAGCTGTACTAGCTACAATATTAGGACTTTTTATAGTAGGTTCTTTTATTCTTAATAAAGTTGATTTTTCAGGACATATAAATAACCTTGCTTTATCATTAGCTATTAAAAATATAATTAGACAAAAAAGAACTTCTCTTACTCTATTTTCCGCTATTTTACTTTGTACTACATTTTTTAGTCTTATTCCACAAGTGGGATCTTCCTTATCTAATGCTTTAAGTCAAAGTGTAAAAGAAAGACCTAGATTTTTTGTAATTGATGCAAAAGAGGAACAAATAACAAATATAAAAAAAGAAGTTGAAGACTTAGGGGCAAAACTAGAAAATATAGCACCTATGATAAGAGCTAGAATAGTATCAATAAATGGAAAAGAACAAGGAGATACTCAACAAAGTAGAAATAATGCAAGAGATGCAGCTGTAAACTTATCTTATAGAAGCTCCTTAAAGAAAAGTGAACAAATAATAGAAGGACGTGATTTTAGTGGAGACTATGATTCTAAAAACTTTGATAAACCTATTGAATTAAGTGTTGAAGAAAGGTATGCCTCAAGAAGAGGAATAAAATTAAATGACAAAGTAGTATTTGATGTTTTAGGTTTACAGCTTCAAGCAGTTGTTGTAAATATAAGAACTGTAAAATGGACAGAGTTTACTCCAAATTTCTTTTTAATTTTACAAAAAGGAGCAATAGATGATGCTCCAAAAACTATTTTAGCAACTATCTCGCAAGGAGAATATGATGCTTCACAAGTACTTTTAAAACTTACTGATCGTTTCCCTACACTTACAATAATTGATGTAAAAAGTCTATTTGAATCATTTGCAAATATTGTTAAAGATGTAAGCTCAATAACAGAGAAGATGAGCCTTTATTCTATAATAATTGGGTTATTAATGAGTTTTATAATCATACAATACCAAATGAATCTACAAAAAAATAATATACTTAGACTTAAAATGATTGGAATAAAAAATAAAACTATTAGAAACTCATTTTTATTGGAGTTTGGACTTATCTCTTTTAGTGCTAGTAGTATAGGAATCCTTTTAGGAAGTATTGGTTCATATTTTATAAGTGACTTACTGTTTGAATCATATTGGAACTTTAGAGGGGATATTTTAGGTCTTTACTTTTTATTAATTCCTTTATTAACCCTTTTAGTTGTAGCTTTTTTTACCTCTAAAGTTATTCATCAAAAGGAGAATATTCTTTTTGGTGAATAA
- a CDS encoding ABC transporter ATP-binding protein, giving the protein MLQIKSLKKSYTQGSQEVKIFEDLNFHVKKAQRVAIMGKSGSGKSTLLSLISGIIKPNAGDILLDEVSYKNMNESEVNDFRASNIGFVFQNFHLVSYLNALENVMLPAKVCNISNPKEKAIELLKSVGLEHRIEHLPSQLSGGEKQRVAIARALIHNPKLILADEPSGNLDEETGIAVMDKLFELIKKNNTTLILVTHSKEVAARCEDTYELSLGKLNKC; this is encoded by the coding sequence ATGTTACAAATAAAATCACTAAAAAAGTCATATACTCAAGGTTCACAAGAAGTAAAAATATTTGAAGATTTAAATTTTCATGTAAAAAAGGCTCAAAGAGTTGCAATAATGGGAAAATCTGGAAGTGGTAAATCAACCCTACTTTCACTTATTTCAGGAATTATAAAACCAAATGCTGGAGATATACTTTTAGATGAAGTTTCTTATAAAAACATGAATGAAAGTGAAGTAAATGATTTTAGAGCTTCAAACATAGGTTTTGTTTTCCAAAACTTTCATTTAGTTTCATATTTAAATGCTTTAGAAAATGTAATGCTTCCTGCAAAAGTTTGTAATATTTCAAATCCAAAAGAAAAAGCTATAGAACTTCTAAAAAGTGTAGGATTAGAACATAGAATTGAACATTTACCTTCTCAATTAAGTGGAGGAGAAAAACAACGTGTCGCAATTGCCAGAGCACTTATTCACAACCCTAAGTTAATATTAGCAGATGAACCAAGTGGGAATTTAGATGAAGAAACAGGAATTGCTGTTATGGATAAGCTTTTTGAATTAATCAAAAAAAACAATACCACTTTGATTTTAGTTACTCACTCAAAAGAAGTAGCTGCAAGATGTGAAGACACTTATGAGCTTAGTTTAGGAAAGTTAAATAAATGTTAG
- a CDS encoding arylesterase: MKKMIFIIFIFSSQILYANTTSILFLGDSLTEGLGVAKKSAYPFLVQELIKTKLKKEVKAINAGVSGSTTSDGLARLKWYLRTKPNIVFIALGANDGLRGLDLKESQKNLEQIINQALKSGSKVLLAGMLIPPNYGPNYTNDFRNMFIKLKDKYKLKFMPFLLNKVAGEQTLNQADGIHPNEKGHKIIANEVFEFLKEEI; the protein is encoded by the coding sequence ATGAAAAAAATGATATTTATTATATTTATATTTAGCTCTCAAATTTTATATGCAAATACAACTTCAATACTTTTTTTAGGAGACTCTTTAACAGAAGGACTAGGAGTAGCTAAAAAAAGTGCTTATCCTTTTTTAGTTCAAGAATTAATAAAAACTAAACTAAAAAAAGAAGTAAAAGCAATAAATGCTGGAGTAAGTGGTTCTACAACAAGTGATGGCTTAGCAAGGCTTAAATGGTATTTAAGAACTAAACCTAATATAGTTTTTATTGCTCTTGGGGCAAATGATGGGCTTAGAGGTTTAGACCTTAAAGAAAGTCAAAAAAATCTTGAACAAATCATAAACCAAGCCTTAAAGTCTGGTTCAAAAGTTTTATTAGCAGGTATGCTAATTCCACCAAATTATGGTCCAAACTACACAAATGATTTTAGAAATATGTTTATAAAACTAAAAGATAAATACAAATTAAAGTTTATGCCTTTTTTACTAAATAAAGTTGCAGGGGAACAAACTCTTAATCAAGCTGATGGTATTCACCCAAATGAAAAGGGTCATAAAATAATTGCAAATGAAGTTTTTGAGTTTCTAAAGGAAGAAATATAA